The following are encoded together in the Mus musculus strain NOD/MrkTac chromosome 17 genomic contig, GRCm38.p6 alternate locus group NOD/MrkTac MMCHR17_NOD_IDD1 genome:
- the Msh5 gene encoding mutS protein homolog 5, with amino-acid sequence MAFRATPGRTPPGPGPRSGIPSASFPSPQPPMAGPGGIEEEDEEEPAEIHLCVLWSSGYLGIAYYDTSDSTIHFMPDAPDHESLKLLQRVLDEINPQSVVTSAKQDEAMTRFLGKLASEEHREPKGPEIILLPSVDFGPEISKQRLLSGNYSFISDSMTATEKILFLSSIIPFDCVLTVRALGGLLKFLSRRRIGVELEDYDVGVPILGFKKFVLTHLVSIDQDTYSVLQIFKSESHPSVYKVASGLKEGLSLFGILNRCRCKWGQKLLRLWFTRPTRELRELNSRLDVIQFFLMPQNLDMAQMLHRLLSHIKNVPLILKRMKLSHTKVSDWQVLYKTVYSALGLRDACRSLPQSIQLFQDIAQEFSDDLHHIASLIGKVVDFEESLAENRFTVLPNIDPDIDAKKRRLIGLPSFLTEVAQKELENLDSRIPSCSVIYIPLIGFLLSIPRLPFMVEASDFEIEGLDFMFLSEDKLHYRSARTKELDTLLGDLHCEIRDQETLLMYQLQCQVLARASVLTRVLDLASRLDVLLALASAARDYGYSRPHYSPCIHGVRIRNGRHPLMELCARTFVPNSTDCGGDQGRVKVITGPNSSGKSIYLKQVGLITFMALVGSFVPAEEAEIGVIDAIFTRIHSCESISLGLSTFMIDLNQVAKAVNNATEHSLVLIDEFGKGTNSVDGLALLAAVLRHWLALGPSCPHVFVATNFLSLVQLQLLPQGPLVQYLTMETCEDGEDLVFFYQLCQGVASASHASHTAAQAGLPDPLIARGKEVSDLIRSGKPIKATNELLRRNQMENCQALVDTFLKLDLEDPTLDLDIFISQEVLPAAPTIL; translated from the exons ATGGCTTTCAGAGCGACCCCAGGCCGGACGCCGCCGGGACCCGGACCCAGATCCGGAATCCCCTCAGCCAGCTTCCCCAGCCCTCAGCCCCCAATGGCGGGGCCTGGAGGTATCGAggaagaggacgaggaggagcCCGCCGAG ATCCATCTGTGCGTGCTGTGGAGCTCGGGATACCTGGGCATTGCTTACTATGACACTAGTGACTCCACTATCCACTTCATGCCAGATGCCCCAGACCACGAGAGCCTAAAGCTTCTCCAGAGAG TTCTGGATGAAATCAACCCCCAGTCTGTTGTCACAAGTGCCAAACAGGATGAGGCTATGACTCGATTTCTAGGGAAGCTTG CCTCCGAGGAGCACAGAGAGCCAAAGGGACCTGAAATCATACTTCTGCCAAGCGTGGATTTTG GTCCAGAGATAAGCAAACAGCGTCTCCTTTCCGGAAACTACTCCTTCATCTCAGACTCCATGACTGCTACTGAGAAaatccttttcctctcctccattATTCCCTTTGACTGTGTCCTCACG GTCCGGGCACTTGGAGGACTGCTCAAGTTCCTGAGTCGAAGAAGAATTGGGGTTGAACTGGAAGACTATGATGTTGGCGTCCCTATCCTGGGATTCAAGAAGTTTGTATT GACCCATCTGGTGAGCATAGATCAAGACACTTACAG CGTTCTACAGATTTTCAAGAGTGAGTCTCACCCCTCGGTGTACAAAGTAGCCAGTGGGCTGAAGGAGGGGCTCAGCCTTTTTG GAATCCTCAACAGATGCCGCTGTAAGTGGGGACAGAAGCTGCTCAG GCTGTGGTTTACACGTCCAACCCGGGAGCTAAGGGAACTCAATTCCCGACTGGATGTCATTCAGTTCTTCCTGATGCCTCAGAACCTGGACATGGCCCAGATGCTGCACCGACTCCTGAGCCACATCAAGAATGTGCCT CTGATTCTGAAACGCATGAAGTTGTCCCACACCAAGGTCAGTGACTGGCAGGTCCTCTACAAG ACTGTGTACAGTGCTCTCGGCCTGAGGGATGCCTGCCGTTCTCTGCCACAGTCCATCCAGCTTTTTCAGGACATTGCCCAGGAGTTCTCTGACGACCTGCATCACATTGCCAGCCTCATCGGGAAGGTG GTGGACTTTGAGGAAAGTCTTGCTGAAAATCGCTTCACAGTCCTCCCTAACATAGACCCTGACATAGATGCCA AGAAGCGAAGGCTGATAGGGCTTCCGAGCTTCCTCACTGAAGTTGCTCAGAAGGAGCTGGAGAACCTGGACTCTCGCATCCCCTCATGCAGTGTCATCTACATCCCTCTG ATtggcttccttctttccattcccCGCTTGCCTTTCATGGTGGAAGCTAGTGACTTTGAGATTGAGGGGCTGGACTTCATG TTTCTCTCAGAGGACAAGCTGCACTATCGTAGCGCCCGGACCAAGGAGCTGGACACGCTGCTGGGAGACCTGCACTGCGAGATCCGGG aCCAGGAGACCCTGTTGATGTACCAGCTGCAGTGCCAGGTGCTGGCACGGGCTTCGGTCTTGACTCGGGTATTGGACCTTGCCTCCCGCCTGGACGTCCTGTTGGCTCTTGCCAGTGCTGCCCGGGACTACGGCTATTCGAGACCGCATTACTCTCCCTGTATCCATGGAGTACGAATCAGGAATGGCAG GCATCCTCTGATGGAACTGTGTGCACGAACCTTCGTGCCCAACTCCACGGACTGTGGTGGGGACCAGGGCAGGGTCAAAGTCATCACTGGGCCCAACTCCTCAGGGAAAAGCATATATCTCAAGCAG GTAGGCTTGATCACTTTCATGGCCCTGGTGGGCAGTTTCGTGCCTGCAGAGGAGGCCGAGATTGGGGTAATCGACGCCATCTTCACTCGAATTCACAGCTGCGAATCCATCTCCCTCGGCCTCTCCACCTTCATGATTGATCTCAACCAG GTGGCGAAAGCAGTGAACAATGCCACAGAGCACTCGCTGGTCCTGATCGATGAATTCGGGAAGGGGACCAACTCG GTGGATGGCCTGGCACTTCTGGCTGCTGTGCTCCGTCACTGGCTAGCACTGGGACCCAGCTGCCCCCACGTCTTTGTAGCCACCAACTTCCTGAGCCTTGTTCAGCTGCAGCTGCTGCCGCAAGGACCCCTGGTGCAGTATTTG ACCATGGAGACTTGTGAGGATGGGGAAGACCTTGTCTTCTTCTACCAGCTTTGCCAAGGCGTCGCCAGTGCCAGCCACGCCTCCCACACAGCGGCCCAGGCTGGGCTTCCTGACCCACTCATTGCTCGTGGCAAAGAG GTCTCAGACTTGATCCGCAGTGGGAAACCCATCAAGGCCACGAATGAGCTTCTGAGGAGGAACCAAATGGAAAA CTGCCAGGCACTGGTGGATACGTTTCTAAAACTGGACTTGGAGGATCCCACCCTGGACCTGGACATTTTCATTAGTCAGGAAGTGCTGCCCGCTGCTCCCACCATCCTCTGA